The Hevea brasiliensis isolate MT/VB/25A 57/8 chromosome 1, ASM3005281v1, whole genome shotgun sequence genome has a window encoding:
- the LOC110649815 gene encoding putative F-box/FBD/LRR-repeat protein At2g05300 — protein MQQGNEPKRTRVDNSIVSSTMGTVDRLSQLPEITILRILFLLSARDAARTSLLSKAWWRLWSSLPTENFEFRYSSFPQNCVPEEGENMGNEEILDKFIKFVDDSLFRIRGDKIKIESFLLHLPYCESKLQSHMDEWIELITKNPVKEFEIYSDRCHAHSEWYVLPRTISVAKSLSALNLQGLKLDETTFLGHSKFPCLRNLSLSKVHLSRTTAEKLLSSCPLLEQFVLRSCLGFSHLCIPNLPKLKKVEVYYLDGIVIEASNLEILDCTILSGNLEPGALLCNNLKELIVHSNPTIINQCIQQVFAKFLQLETLHLDYNFSSYEPYRISIIISRHQLKSLGLSVSGDPEAIEINAPNLKSYRFSSKTVPSSLLMNASSLQEAIFELHMEDIFDIDTEWFLNLLKYLMMFKNHKFLCLTIFSNASVTFNPLEWRGRYGSELPVIENLILRMTSSKENYEALLNGLLWCCHPKTLSVPLENERNRELLKFLYKAFTKEEDSFRRSSHCNWRHHLKDVKIVGLEVVDEKGLESLLTFEGYKLVTFELTWGAEDKGLESLLTFEGYN, from the exons ATGCAGCAGGGGAACGAGCCAAAGAGAACCAGGGTGGATAATTCCATCGTCAGCTCAACAATGGGCACTGTAGATCGTTTATCTCAGTTGCCGGAAATAACGATACTTCGAATCTTGTTTTTGCTGTCGGCGAGAGATGCAGCTCGCACCAGTCTTTTGTCCAAGGCATGGTGGCGTTTGTGGAGTTCTCTACCCACAGAAAATTTCGAATTCAGGTATTCCTCTTTTCCACAGAATTGCGTGCCGGAGGAAGGAGAAAATATGGGAAATGAGGAAATCTTGGACAAGTTTATCAAATTCGTTGATGATTCTTTGTTCAGGATCCGCGGTGACAAAATAAAGATTGAATCTTTCCTTCTACATCTGCCTTACTGTGAATCTAAATTGCAGTCTCACATGGATGAGTGGATAGAATTAATCACAAAGAACCCAGTTAAAGAATTCGAAATTTACTCTGATCGCTGCCATGCACATAGCGAATGGTATGTTTTACCCAGGACCATATCTGTAGCCAAATCCTTATCTGCATTGAATTTACAAGGTCTTAAATTGGATGAGACCACATTTCTGGGTCATTCCAAGTTTCCTTGTTTGCGAAATCTCTCTCTATCGAAGGTTCATCTTAGTAGAACAACGGCTGAAAAACTGTTGTCTTCTTGCCCTTTGCTCGAGCAATTTGTACTGAGATCATGTCTGGGATTTAGTCATCTCTGTATTCCAAATCTTCCCAAGCTAAAGAAGGTTGAGGTTTATTACTTGGATGGTATCGTTATTGAAGCATCAAATCTTGAAATTCTTGATTGTACAATTCTTTCTGGTAATTTGGAGCCGGGTGCACTTCTTTGCAATAATCTAAAAGAATTGATAGTACATTCTAACCCCACAATCATCAACCAGTGTATTCAGCAAGTTTTTGCTAAATTCCTCCAACTTGAAACCTTGCATTTGGATTATAATTTCTCTTCATACGAACCATACCGCATAAGTATTATAATTTCAAGACATCAGCTTAAGAGCTTAGGTTTATCAGTTTCCGGTGATCCAGAGGCGATTGAGATTAATGCTCCAAATCTTAAATCATATAGATTCTCCAGTAAAACTGTCCCCTCTTCATTACTTATGAATGCTTCAAGTCTACAAGAGGCTATCTTTGAACTGCATATGGAAGATATTTTTGACATAGACACAGAATGGTTTCTTAATTTGCTGAAATATCTTATGATGTTCAAGAACCATAAATTCCTGTGCCTGACAATTTTCTCTAATGCG AGCGTCACATTTAATCCATTGGAGTGGAGGGGACGATATGGTTCTGAACTACCAGTAATTGAAAATCTAATATTACGTATGACTTCAAGCAAGGAAAATTATGAAGCTCTATTGAATGGATTACTATGGTGTTGTCATCCAAAAACTCTATCTGTGCCATTGGAAAATGAACGAAACAGAGAACTATTAAAG TTCCTTTACAAGGCTTTTACAAAAGAAGAGGATAGTTTCCGGCGATCATCTCACTGCAACTGGCGGCATCACTTAAAAGATGTAAAGATCGTAGGCTTAGAAGTTGTTGATGAAAAAGGTTTGGAGTCATTGTTAACTTTTGAAGGGTACAAATTAGTCACATTTGAATTAACATGGGGAGCGGAAGATAAAGGTTTGGAGTCATTGTTAACTTTTGAAGGGTACAATTAA
- the LOC110649816 gene encoding putative FBD-associated F-box protein At5g56700, whose amino-acid sequence MEDTELPEALVLHILFFLPPRDAARTSILSKTWRRFWNSLPTENFRFNYSSKRKDSEAVKRMDKFIKSIDDSLQRLQGRMAKIGTFCLFLGCYQQKLPSYMNDWIGLVANNCIQELHIGVCFISAEDIRRSVLPQATFLAKPLIGLVDLSIPNLLRLKKVIVDELDFIDIGAFNLEILHCEKLSYELELSLLVCNNLKKLRLSSPITNQWIQEPFDKFQSLEILHLEFIKRFLNPLVVPLEEFHQKGMKFNNVLVAIACVGGIS is encoded by the exons ATGGAAGATACAGAG TTGCCTGAAGCCCTTGTGCTCCATATCTTATTTTTCCTGCCGCCAAGAGATGCAGCTCGCACCTCTATTTTATCCAAGACTTGGCGACGTTTCTGGAATTCCCTACCAACAGAGAATTTCCGATTCAACTACTCCTCCAAAAGGAAAGATTCTGAAGCTGTCAAACGCATGGACAAGTTCATTAAATCCATTGATGATTCGTTGCAAAGACTCCAAGGCCGGATGGCAAAAATCGGAACATTTTGCTTATTTCTAGGCTGTTATCAACAAAAATTGCCCTCTTACATGAATGATTGGATTGGATTGGTAGCCAATAACTGCATTCAGGAGCTACATATTGGTGTTTGCTTTATCTCTGCAGAAGATATCAGAAGGTCAGTTTTGCCTCAGGCCACTTTTCTAGCAAAACCATTGATC GGATTGGTGGATCTTTCTATTCCAAACCTTCTCAGGCTCAAGAAGGTAATTGTAGATGAATTAGATTTTATTGACATTGGAGCATTCAATCTTGAAATTCTTCATTGTGAAAAGCTTTCATATGAATTAGAGCTGAGTTTACTTGTTTGTAACAATCTGAAGAAGTTGAGATTATCTTCCCCTATTACCAACCAATGGATTCAGGAACCTTTTGATAAATTCCAATCTCTTGAGATCTTGCACTTGGAATTTATCAAAAGGTTCCTGAATCCATTGGTTG TTCCTTTGGAAGAGTTTCACCAAAAAGGGATGAAATTCAACAATGTTTTAGTCGCCATTGCTTGTGTTGGCGGCATATCTTGA
- the LOC110652831 gene encoding probable LRR receptor-like serine/threonine-protein kinase At1g51880 isoform X2 codes for MAASRKLDGNGISGKKLKAEMEILQCFLVVLLSAIVLTTLAHAQDQTGFISLDCGLPDNATYNDSITSLNYNSDEAFIDTGISKRISSEFSNYSFVRRLQYVRSFPQGNRNCYKLGLDKGIKYLIRATFLYGNYDGQNEIPQFDIHLGTNKWSTVQLEDAIRSFSTEIIHVTARSYVFVCLVNTDSGTPFISALELRPLHNKTYNTETGSLVLVRRLDIGSTTNATVRFPNDIYDRVWQTYNWAKLISSQTDDYQEQNFYHPPSSVMTTAVTSTNATEPLSFSIGTEGSASQYYTYMHFAEIAILQANQSRKFDIYLNGRKWYGPIFPRYLSTNTIFTPSALNGGKFQFSLNKTGDATLPPLINAIEIYTVLELLQPQSDQEDVDAIMNIKSAYRIERNWQGDPCSSPDYLWEGLNCSYNDDDLPRIISLNLSSSGLTGEINRYISNLTLLQSLVGGNANLCPSLSCKKKKKKKLFTIPVVASVAAVIIVAALVILFWKITRRKQVSLAGKEDAKTNIVCMPLEPKNREFTYSEILNITNNFGRVLGKGGFGTVYHGYLDDTEVAVKMLSPLSGQGSKQFQAEVKLLLTVHHRNLTTLVGFCSEGAHLGLIYEYLARRDLEMHLSGLEYLHNGCKPPIVHRDVKTANILLNDKFQAKLADFGLSRPFLFDGGSHISTDVVGTPGYLDPEYSVTYRLTEKSDVYSFGIVLLRIITGKPVLARTNPMTYLRQWVSSLLANGDIENVVDPRLGGDFNINSVWKAVEIAMACTSPTSTRRPTMLQVVNELNECLAAEIPPTKERHEIELNGSTGVSNESTPLAR; via the exons ATGGCTGCTTCGAGGAAGCTTGACGGTAATGGCATTTCAG GGAAGAAGTTAAAGGCCGAGATGGAGATTTTACAGTGTTTCCTTGTTGTGTTACTAAGTGCCATTGTTCTTACGACTCTGGCCCATGCTCAGGATCAAACAG GCTTCATTAGCCTAGATTGTGGACTACCTGACAATGCTACCTACAACGATTCGATAACGAGCCTAAACTACAATTCAGATGAAGCATTTATAGACACTGGCATAAGCAAAAGAATATCTTCTGAATTTAGTAATTATAGCTTTGTGAGGAGACTACAGTACGTTAGAAGCTTTCCTCAAGGAAACAGAAACTGTTATAAATTAGGCCTTGATAAAGGCATCAAATATCTGATCAGAGCTACTTTCTTGTATGGAAATTATGATGGCCAAAACGAAATACCACAATTTGATATCCATCTAGGAACTAATAAATGGAGTACGGTGCAACTAGAAGATGCAATCCGTTCATTTTCCACAGAGATCATACATGTGACTGCTAGGAGCTACGTATTTGTCTGCCTTGTGAACACCGACTCTGGGACACCATTCATATCAGCATTAGAATTGAGGCCTCTGCATAATAAAACTTATAATACTGAAACTGGATCACTAGTACTCGTCAGGAGGTTAGATATTGGTTCAACAACCAATGCAACGGTCAG GTTTCCGAATGATATTTATGATCGAGTCTGGCAAACTTACAATTGGGCAAAATTGATTAGCTCGCAAACTGACGATTACCAGGAACAAAATTTTTACCATCCACCATCAAGTGTTATGACGACTGCTGTCACATCAACAAATGCTACTGAGCCACTGTCTTTCTCGATAGGCACTGAAGGTAGTGCTAGCCAGTATTATACCTATATGCACTTTGCTGAAATTGCAATTCTCCAAGCCAACCAATCCAGGAAATTCGACATATATTTGAATGGACGAAAATGGTATGGACCAATATTTCCTCGTTATTTGTCCACAAATACAATATTTACTCCGTCAGCATTGAATGGAGGAAAATTTCAGTTTTCCTTGAATAAAACTGGAGATGCAACCCTTCCACCCCTTATCAATGCAATTGAGATTTATACTGTACTTGAACTCTTACAACCTCAATCAGATCAAGAAGATG TTGATGCCATAATGAACATCAAGTCAGCATATAGAATAGAAAGAAACTGGCAAGGTGATCCTTGTTCCTCACCAGATTACTTATGGGAAGGTCTCAATTGCAGCTATAATGACGATGACCTGCCCAGAATCATATCCTT GAACTTATCGTCAAGTGGATTGACCGGGGAGATTAATCGTTACATATCCAATCTCACATTGTTACAATCTCT TGTTGGAGGAAATGCAAATCTATGTCCATCCCTTTCAtgcaagaagaaaaagaagaagaaactaTTTACCATTCCAGTAGTGGCATCTGTTGCTGCAGTGATCATTGTAGCTGCTTTGGTTATCTTATTTTGGAAAATTACAAGAAGAAAACAAG TTTCACTAGCTGGGAAAGAAGATGCCAAAACCAACATTGTATGCATGCCACTGGAGCCAAAAAATCGAGAGTTCACATACTCTGAGATCCTGAATATTACGAACAACTTTGGGAGGGTTCTTGGTAAGGGAGGATTTGGAACAGTTTACCATGGCTACTTAGATGACACTGAAGTAGCTGTGAAAATGCTCTCCCCCTTATCAGGCCAGGGTTCTAAGCAGTTCCAGGCAGAG GTCAAACTTCTTTTGACAGTTCATCACAGAAACTTGACAACCCTTGTTGGTTTCTGCAGTGAAGGTGCCCACTTGGGGCTCATCTATGAGTATTTGGCCAGGAGAGATTTAGAAATGCACCTATCAG gaTTGGAGTATCTCCACAATGGGTGCAAGCCCCCAATTGTACATAGGGACGTGAAGACTGCAAACATCTTGTTGAATGATAAATTCCAAGCCAAACTGGCTGATTTTGGACTGTCCAGACCTTTCCTATTTGACGGTGGCAGTCACATATCAACAGATGTTGTTGGCACTCCTGGGTACCTTGATCCCGA GTACTCTGTGACATACAGATTAACAGAGAAAAGTGATGTGTATAGCTTTGGCATAGTTCTTTTGAGGATAATCACAGGCAAACCTGTGCTTGCAAGAACCAACCCAATGACTTATTTAAGACAGTGGGTTAGCTCCCTGCTTGCAAACGGAGATATTGAAAACGTTGTTGATCCACGGTTAGGTGGAGACTTCAACATCAACTCTGTCTGGAAGGCAGTGGAAATAGCAATGGCTTGTACATCTCCAACTTCCACTAGAAGGCCAACTATGCTTCAAGTAGTGAATGAATTGAATGAGTGCTTAGCAGCAGAAATACCTCCAACAAAGGAGAGGCATGAGATTGAATTGAATGGTTCCACTGGAGTGTCGAATGAATCAACTCCGCTAGCTAGGTAG
- the LOC110652831 gene encoding LRR receptor-like serine/threonine-protein kinase IOS1 isoform X1: MAASRKLDGNGISGKKLKAEMEILQCFLVVLLSAIVLTTLAHAQDQTGFISLDCGLPDNATYNDSITSLNYNSDEAFIDTGISKRISSEFSNYSFVRRLQYVRSFPQGNRNCYKLGLDKGIKYLIRATFLYGNYDGQNEIPQFDIHLGTNKWSTVQLEDAIRSFSTEIIHVTARSYVFVCLVNTDSGTPFISALELRPLHNKTYNTETGSLVLVRRLDIGSTTNATVRFPNDIYDRVWQTYNWAKLISSQTDDYQEQNFYHPPSSVMTTAVTSTNATEPLSFSIGTEGSASQYYTYMHFAEIAILQANQSRKFDIYLNGRKWYGPIFPRYLSTNTIFTPSALNGGKFQFSLNKTGDATLPPLINAIEIYTVLELLQPQSDQEDVDAIMNIKSAYRIERNWQGDPCSSPDYLWEGLNCSYNDDDLPRIISLNLSSSGLTGEINRYISNLTLLQSLDLSNNSLTGSVPDFLSKLSSLKFLNLSGNQLTGTVPPALIERSEKSLLVLSVGGNANLCPSLSCKKKKKKKLFTIPVVASVAAVIIVAALVILFWKITRRKQVSLAGKEDAKTNIVCMPLEPKNREFTYSEILNITNNFGRVLGKGGFGTVYHGYLDDTEVAVKMLSPLSGQGSKQFQAEVKLLLTVHHRNLTTLVGFCSEGAHLGLIYEYLARRDLEMHLSGLEYLHNGCKPPIVHRDVKTANILLNDKFQAKLADFGLSRPFLFDGGSHISTDVVGTPGYLDPEYSVTYRLTEKSDVYSFGIVLLRIITGKPVLARTNPMTYLRQWVSSLLANGDIENVVDPRLGGDFNINSVWKAVEIAMACTSPTSTRRPTMLQVVNELNECLAAEIPPTKERHEIELNGSTGVSNESTPLAR, encoded by the exons ATGGCTGCTTCGAGGAAGCTTGACGGTAATGGCATTTCAG GGAAGAAGTTAAAGGCCGAGATGGAGATTTTACAGTGTTTCCTTGTTGTGTTACTAAGTGCCATTGTTCTTACGACTCTGGCCCATGCTCAGGATCAAACAG GCTTCATTAGCCTAGATTGTGGACTACCTGACAATGCTACCTACAACGATTCGATAACGAGCCTAAACTACAATTCAGATGAAGCATTTATAGACACTGGCATAAGCAAAAGAATATCTTCTGAATTTAGTAATTATAGCTTTGTGAGGAGACTACAGTACGTTAGAAGCTTTCCTCAAGGAAACAGAAACTGTTATAAATTAGGCCTTGATAAAGGCATCAAATATCTGATCAGAGCTACTTTCTTGTATGGAAATTATGATGGCCAAAACGAAATACCACAATTTGATATCCATCTAGGAACTAATAAATGGAGTACGGTGCAACTAGAAGATGCAATCCGTTCATTTTCCACAGAGATCATACATGTGACTGCTAGGAGCTACGTATTTGTCTGCCTTGTGAACACCGACTCTGGGACACCATTCATATCAGCATTAGAATTGAGGCCTCTGCATAATAAAACTTATAATACTGAAACTGGATCACTAGTACTCGTCAGGAGGTTAGATATTGGTTCAACAACCAATGCAACGGTCAG GTTTCCGAATGATATTTATGATCGAGTCTGGCAAACTTACAATTGGGCAAAATTGATTAGCTCGCAAACTGACGATTACCAGGAACAAAATTTTTACCATCCACCATCAAGTGTTATGACGACTGCTGTCACATCAACAAATGCTACTGAGCCACTGTCTTTCTCGATAGGCACTGAAGGTAGTGCTAGCCAGTATTATACCTATATGCACTTTGCTGAAATTGCAATTCTCCAAGCCAACCAATCCAGGAAATTCGACATATATTTGAATGGACGAAAATGGTATGGACCAATATTTCCTCGTTATTTGTCCACAAATACAATATTTACTCCGTCAGCATTGAATGGAGGAAAATTTCAGTTTTCCTTGAATAAAACTGGAGATGCAACCCTTCCACCCCTTATCAATGCAATTGAGATTTATACTGTACTTGAACTCTTACAACCTCAATCAGATCAAGAAGATG TTGATGCCATAATGAACATCAAGTCAGCATATAGAATAGAAAGAAACTGGCAAGGTGATCCTTGTTCCTCACCAGATTACTTATGGGAAGGTCTCAATTGCAGCTATAATGACGATGACCTGCCCAGAATCATATCCTT GAACTTATCGTCAAGTGGATTGACCGGGGAGATTAATCGTTACATATCCAATCTCACATTGTTACAATCTCT GGACTTATCAAACAATAGTTTGACTGGATCAGTGCCTGATTTTCTGTCTAAATTATCTTCCTTGAAATTCTT AAATCTATCAGGAAACCAACTCACAGGCACTGTTCCCCCAGCTCTCATTGAAAGGTCAGAGAAGAGTTTGTTAGTGTTAAG TGTTGGAGGAAATGCAAATCTATGTCCATCCCTTTCAtgcaagaagaaaaagaagaagaaactaTTTACCATTCCAGTAGTGGCATCTGTTGCTGCAGTGATCATTGTAGCTGCTTTGGTTATCTTATTTTGGAAAATTACAAGAAGAAAACAAG TTTCACTAGCTGGGAAAGAAGATGCCAAAACCAACATTGTATGCATGCCACTGGAGCCAAAAAATCGAGAGTTCACATACTCTGAGATCCTGAATATTACGAACAACTTTGGGAGGGTTCTTGGTAAGGGAGGATTTGGAACAGTTTACCATGGCTACTTAGATGACACTGAAGTAGCTGTGAAAATGCTCTCCCCCTTATCAGGCCAGGGTTCTAAGCAGTTCCAGGCAGAG GTCAAACTTCTTTTGACAGTTCATCACAGAAACTTGACAACCCTTGTTGGTTTCTGCAGTGAAGGTGCCCACTTGGGGCTCATCTATGAGTATTTGGCCAGGAGAGATTTAGAAATGCACCTATCAG gaTTGGAGTATCTCCACAATGGGTGCAAGCCCCCAATTGTACATAGGGACGTGAAGACTGCAAACATCTTGTTGAATGATAAATTCCAAGCCAAACTGGCTGATTTTGGACTGTCCAGACCTTTCCTATTTGACGGTGGCAGTCACATATCAACAGATGTTGTTGGCACTCCTGGGTACCTTGATCCCGA GTACTCTGTGACATACAGATTAACAGAGAAAAGTGATGTGTATAGCTTTGGCATAGTTCTTTTGAGGATAATCACAGGCAAACCTGTGCTTGCAAGAACCAACCCAATGACTTATTTAAGACAGTGGGTTAGCTCCCTGCTTGCAAACGGAGATATTGAAAACGTTGTTGATCCACGGTTAGGTGGAGACTTCAACATCAACTCTGTCTGGAAGGCAGTGGAAATAGCAATGGCTTGTACATCTCCAACTTCCACTAGAAGGCCAACTATGCTTCAAGTAGTGAATGAATTGAATGAGTGCTTAGCAGCAGAAATACCTCCAACAAAGGAGAGGCATGAGATTGAATTGAATGGTTCCACTGGAGTGTCGAATGAATCAACTCCGCTAGCTAGGTAG
- the LOC110652831 gene encoding LRR receptor-like serine/threonine-protein kinase IOS1 isoform X3, which yields MAASRKLDGNGISGKKLKAEMEILQCFLVVLLSAIVLTTLAHAQDQTGTNKWSTVQLEDAIRSFSTEIIHVTARSYVFVCLVNTDSGTPFISALELRPLHNKTYNTETGSLVLVRRLDIGSTTNATVRFPNDIYDRVWQTYNWAKLISSQTDDYQEQNFYHPPSSVMTTAVTSTNATEPLSFSIGTEGSASQYYTYMHFAEIAILQANQSRKFDIYLNGRKWYGPIFPRYLSTNTIFTPSALNGGKFQFSLNKTGDATLPPLINAIEIYTVLELLQPQSDQEDVDAIMNIKSAYRIERNWQGDPCSSPDYLWEGLNCSYNDDDLPRIISLNLSSSGLTGEINRYISNLTLLQSLDLSNNSLTGSVPDFLSKLSSLKFLNLSGNQLTGTVPPALIERSEKSLLVLSVGGNANLCPSLSCKKKKKKKLFTIPVVASVAAVIIVAALVILFWKITRRKQVSLAGKEDAKTNIVCMPLEPKNREFTYSEILNITNNFGRVLGKGGFGTVYHGYLDDTEVAVKMLSPLSGQGSKQFQAEVKLLLTVHHRNLTTLVGFCSEGAHLGLIYEYLARRDLEMHLSGLEYLHNGCKPPIVHRDVKTANILLNDKFQAKLADFGLSRPFLFDGGSHISTDVVGTPGYLDPEYSVTYRLTEKSDVYSFGIVLLRIITGKPVLARTNPMTYLRQWVSSLLANGDIENVVDPRLGGDFNINSVWKAVEIAMACTSPTSTRRPTMLQVVNELNECLAAEIPPTKERHEIELNGSTGVSNESTPLAR from the exons ATGGCTGCTTCGAGGAAGCTTGACGGTAATGGCATTTCAG GGAAGAAGTTAAAGGCCGAGATGGAGATTTTACAGTGTTTCCTTGTTGTGTTACTAAGTGCCATTGTTCTTACGACTCTGGCCCATGCTCAGGATCAAACAG GAACTAATAAATGGAGTACGGTGCAACTAGAAGATGCAATCCGTTCATTTTCCACAGAGATCATACATGTGACTGCTAGGAGCTACGTATTTGTCTGCCTTGTGAACACCGACTCTGGGACACCATTCATATCAGCATTAGAATTGAGGCCTCTGCATAATAAAACTTATAATACTGAAACTGGATCACTAGTACTCGTCAGGAGGTTAGATATTGGTTCAACAACCAATGCAACGGTCAG GTTTCCGAATGATATTTATGATCGAGTCTGGCAAACTTACAATTGGGCAAAATTGATTAGCTCGCAAACTGACGATTACCAGGAACAAAATTTTTACCATCCACCATCAAGTGTTATGACGACTGCTGTCACATCAACAAATGCTACTGAGCCACTGTCTTTCTCGATAGGCACTGAAGGTAGTGCTAGCCAGTATTATACCTATATGCACTTTGCTGAAATTGCAATTCTCCAAGCCAACCAATCCAGGAAATTCGACATATATTTGAATGGACGAAAATGGTATGGACCAATATTTCCTCGTTATTTGTCCACAAATACAATATTTACTCCGTCAGCATTGAATGGAGGAAAATTTCAGTTTTCCTTGAATAAAACTGGAGATGCAACCCTTCCACCCCTTATCAATGCAATTGAGATTTATACTGTACTTGAACTCTTACAACCTCAATCAGATCAAGAAGATG TTGATGCCATAATGAACATCAAGTCAGCATATAGAATAGAAAGAAACTGGCAAGGTGATCCTTGTTCCTCACCAGATTACTTATGGGAAGGTCTCAATTGCAGCTATAATGACGATGACCTGCCCAGAATCATATCCTT GAACTTATCGTCAAGTGGATTGACCGGGGAGATTAATCGTTACATATCCAATCTCACATTGTTACAATCTCT GGACTTATCAAACAATAGTTTGACTGGATCAGTGCCTGATTTTCTGTCTAAATTATCTTCCTTGAAATTCTT AAATCTATCAGGAAACCAACTCACAGGCACTGTTCCCCCAGCTCTCATTGAAAGGTCAGAGAAGAGTTTGTTAGTGTTAAG TGTTGGAGGAAATGCAAATCTATGTCCATCCCTTTCAtgcaagaagaaaaagaagaagaaactaTTTACCATTCCAGTAGTGGCATCTGTTGCTGCAGTGATCATTGTAGCTGCTTTGGTTATCTTATTTTGGAAAATTACAAGAAGAAAACAAG TTTCACTAGCTGGGAAAGAAGATGCCAAAACCAACATTGTATGCATGCCACTGGAGCCAAAAAATCGAGAGTTCACATACTCTGAGATCCTGAATATTACGAACAACTTTGGGAGGGTTCTTGGTAAGGGAGGATTTGGAACAGTTTACCATGGCTACTTAGATGACACTGAAGTAGCTGTGAAAATGCTCTCCCCCTTATCAGGCCAGGGTTCTAAGCAGTTCCAGGCAGAG GTCAAACTTCTTTTGACAGTTCATCACAGAAACTTGACAACCCTTGTTGGTTTCTGCAGTGAAGGTGCCCACTTGGGGCTCATCTATGAGTATTTGGCCAGGAGAGATTTAGAAATGCACCTATCAG gaTTGGAGTATCTCCACAATGGGTGCAAGCCCCCAATTGTACATAGGGACGTGAAGACTGCAAACATCTTGTTGAATGATAAATTCCAAGCCAAACTGGCTGATTTTGGACTGTCCAGACCTTTCCTATTTGACGGTGGCAGTCACATATCAACAGATGTTGTTGGCACTCCTGGGTACCTTGATCCCGA GTACTCTGTGACATACAGATTAACAGAGAAAAGTGATGTGTATAGCTTTGGCATAGTTCTTTTGAGGATAATCACAGGCAAACCTGTGCTTGCAAGAACCAACCCAATGACTTATTTAAGACAGTGGGTTAGCTCCCTGCTTGCAAACGGAGATATTGAAAACGTTGTTGATCCACGGTTAGGTGGAGACTTCAACATCAACTCTGTCTGGAAGGCAGTGGAAATAGCAATGGCTTGTACATCTCCAACTTCCACTAGAAGGCCAACTATGCTTCAAGTAGTGAATGAATTGAATGAGTGCTTAGCAGCAGAAATACCTCCAACAAAGGAGAGGCATGAGATTGAATTGAATGGTTCCACTGGAGTGTCGAATGAATCAACTCCGCTAGCTAGGTAG